The following coding sequences lie in one bacterium genomic window:
- the rpmJ gene encoding 50S ribosomal protein L36, whose amino-acid sequence MKVRTSVKKMCEHCKIVRRRGKVYVICSRAKKHKQRQG is encoded by the coding sequence ATGAAAGTCCGTACGTCCGTCAAGAAAATGTGTGAGCATTGCAAGATCGTTCGCCGGCGCGGCAAGGTCTATGTGATTTGCTCGCGCGCGAAAAAACACAAGCAGCGCCAGGGTTAA
- the rplQ gene encoding 50S ribosomal protein L17 encodes MRHLNRGRSLSRSPAHRKALLSNLAQELFQHKRIHTTLTKARELRPFAEKLVTTAKKGHIAARRQVLQVLTRKSVVKSLFEEIAPAYAERNGGYTRIVKLGPRVGDNAPLAVIELVGFEGVKPVTASSDSDKAAKKSAKAKSKTKAKRTKKSDGKESPKAKPRAAPKVRASGEKKSGKSAD; translated from the coding sequence ATGAGACACCTCAATCGGGGGCGCAGCCTCAGCCGCTCACCCGCTCACCGCAAGGCCCTGCTCAGCAATCTCGCGCAGGAGCTGTTTCAGCATAAGCGTATTCATACCACACTGACCAAGGCGCGTGAACTGCGGCCGTTCGCCGAAAAGCTGGTCACGACGGCCAAGAAGGGGCATATTGCGGCCCGCCGGCAGGTATTGCAGGTGTTGACGCGTAAATCGGTGGTCAAGAGTCTCTTTGAGGAGATCGCTCCGGCTTACGCCGAGCGCAATGGCGGCTACACGCGGATCGTCAAACTTGGACCGCGCGTCGGCGACAATGCACCCTTGGCCGTAATCGAGCTGGTCGGTTTCGAAGGCGTGAAACCGGTGACCGCTTCTTCCGATAGCGACAAGGCCGCCAAGAAATCGGCCAAGGCCAAGTCGAAAACGAAAGCTAAGCGAACCAAGAAATCCGACGGCAAGGAAAGCCCAAAGGCCAAGCCCAGAGCCGCCCCAAAAGTGAGGGCTTCGGGCGAAAAGAAGTCCGGCAAGAGTGCCGATTAG
- the rpsM gene encoding 30S ribosomal protein S13 produces the protein MARIAGIDIPRDKRIEVALTYVFGIGRPLSQRILTECGVDWNKRTHQLTDAELQAIRAKVADLKVEGPLRTEIQMNIKRLMDIGCYRGLRHRRGLPVRGQNTKNNARTRKGKKKGQLLRKKPVTK, from the coding sequence ATGGCTCGTATTGCCGGAATTGACATCCCGCGCGACAAGCGCATTGAGGTGGCGTTAACCTACGTCTTCGGGATCGGTCGCCCCTTGTCTCAGAGAATCCTCACCGAATGCGGTGTGGACTGGAACAAGCGGACGCACCAGCTCACGGACGCGGAGCTGCAGGCCATTCGTGCCAAGGTCGCCGATCTTAAGGTCGAAGGTCCGTTGCGCACCGAGATCCAGATGAATATCAAGCGGCTGATGGACATCGGCTGCTATCGCGGTCTTCGGCATCGCCGCGGTTTGCCGGTGCGCGGCCAAAACACCAAGAACAACGCTCGCACGCGCAAGGGCAAGAAAAAAGGACAGCTTCTCCGCAAGAAGCCGGTGACCAAGTAG
- a CDS encoding adenylate kinase, protein MTKYTLILLGAIGVGKGTQAQRLSQHLSIPQISTGDLLRMEVQSGTELGLRAKEIMNRGELVPDDVIIDMVRNRLGQADAVRGAIFDGFPRTVPQAEALGSLLNEMDLPAPYVVSIEVPEQDIVERLSSRRVCTTCGAVFNVKTNPKAIEDHRCPKGEANIILRDDDRPETIQQRLHVYREKTLPLVSYYKEKGSFREVSGVGGEDQIFARILIAMDPDLL, encoded by the coding sequence ATGACGAAGTATACGCTGATACTTCTTGGTGCGATAGGAGTTGGAAAAGGGACGCAAGCGCAGCGTCTGAGTCAACACCTGAGCATCCCGCAGATTTCCACCGGCGATCTGTTGCGGATGGAGGTGCAGTCCGGCACTGAACTCGGTCTGCGCGCCAAGGAAATCATGAATCGGGGCGAGTTGGTTCCCGATGACGTGATCATTGACATGGTGCGGAATCGGCTCGGACAGGCGGACGCGGTGCGCGGCGCGATCTTCGACGGATTTCCACGTACGGTGCCGCAGGCGGAGGCCTTGGGAAGCTTGCTGAATGAAATGGATCTTCCCGCGCCCTACGTTGTGTCCATTGAAGTGCCGGAACAGGACATCGTCGAGCGGCTCTCATCCCGCCGCGTTTGCACGACGTGCGGAGCGGTGTTCAACGTGAAGACGAATCCGAAGGCCATCGAGGATCATCGCTGTCCGAAGGGGGAAGCGAATATTATTCTGCGCGATGACGACCGGCCCGAAACGATCCAGCAGCGACTGCACGTGTATCGCGAGAAGACCCTGCCGCTGGTGAGCTACTATAAAGAGAAGGGCTCATTCCGGGAAGTCTCGGGTGTCGGCGGGGAAGATCAGATTTTCGCCCGGATTCTCATTGCCATGGATCCGGACCTGTTGTGA
- the map gene encoding type I methionyl aminopeptidase, giving the protein MIVVKTEREIEIMRHAGAILAGAFEVAASLMKPGMVAREIDRAVEEFIRRSGGIPSFKNYPNAQGVPFPASVCLSIEAEVVHGIPGDQVLEAGTILGLDIGVRYEGYHADAARTYAIGEVDDERRRLMAVTERALELAIAQAYDGNRLSNIGYTVQTYAESQGCSVVRDLVGHGIGRKLHEDPQIPNYGDPDQGPILRRNMTLAIEPMINLGTWEVDMIGDWQVLTRDRRPSAHFEHTVVVRDGEPEILTFS; this is encoded by the coding sequence GTGATCGTTGTCAAGACGGAGCGCGAGATTGAGATCATGCGCCATGCGGGCGCAATCCTCGCGGGAGCCTTTGAGGTTGCGGCTTCGCTGATGAAACCGGGGATGGTGGCGCGCGAGATTGATCGAGCGGTTGAGGAGTTTATTCGTCGTTCGGGCGGGATTCCGTCGTTCAAGAATTACCCGAATGCGCAGGGGGTTCCGTTTCCGGCTTCGGTTTGTCTTTCCATTGAAGCGGAAGTCGTTCACGGTATCCCGGGCGATCAGGTTCTTGAAGCGGGGACGATTCTTGGCCTCGATATCGGCGTAAGGTATGAGGGCTATCACGCTGACGCTGCCCGAACGTATGCTATCGGTGAAGTGGACGACGAACGACGACGGCTCATGGCGGTCACCGAGCGGGCACTCGAGCTTGCCATCGCTCAAGCCTATGACGGCAACCGGCTTTCGAATATCGGCTATACGGTCCAGACCTACGCGGAATCGCAGGGTTGCAGCGTGGTGCGTGATCTGGTCGGTCACGGAATCGGCCGGAAACTGCACGAGGATCCACAAATCCCGAACTATGGGGATCCCGATCAAGGGCCGATACTTCGCCGCAACATGACCCTTGCCATCGAACCCATGATTAACTTGGGAACGTGGGAGGTGGACATGATAGGTGACTGGCAAGTGTTGACTCGCGACCGGAGACCGTCGGCTCACTTTGAGCATACGGTGGTGGTGCGCGACGGAGAGCCGGAGATATTGACGTTTTCCTAA
- the rpsK gene encoding 30S ribosomal protein S11, whose translation MAPPKKETRKKKERVEATGVAHIKSSFNNTLITITDNYGNTISWASAGKMGLRGSRKNTPFAAQLAADNAAKAAMSLGLRRIVVEVRGPGGGRDGAIRALAASGLQISSIRDVTPLPHNGCRPPKRRRV comes from the coding sequence TTGGCACCTCCCAAGAAAGAAACCCGGAAGAAGAAAGAACGTGTGGAAGCCACCGGAGTGGCCCACATCAAGTCTTCGTTCAATAATACGCTGATTACGATTACCGACAACTACGGCAATACGATTTCGTGGGCGTCCGCCGGAAAGATGGGCCTCCGGGGTTCGCGCAAGAACACCCCGTTTGCGGCTCAGCTTGCCGCCGACAACGCGGCCAAAGCTGCCATGAGTCTGGGATTGCGGAGAATCGTCGTCGAGGTGCGGGGACCGGGCGGCGGTCGCGACGGAGCGATTCGTGCTCTGGCGGCTTCCGGGCTGCAGATCAGCTCCATTCGCGACGTTACCCCCCTTCCGCACAACGGTTGTCGTCCTCCGAAGCGGCGGCGCGTCTGA
- the infA gene encoding translation initiation factor IF-1: MKVDGVIEECLPNATFRVVLENGHKVLAHISGKMRMHFIKILPGDRVTLELSPYDLHRGRITYRYK, from the coding sequence ATCAAGGTGGACGGAGTCATTGAAGAGTGCCTTCCCAATGCCACGTTCCGCGTCGTGCTCGAAAACGGCCACAAGGTGTTGGCCCACATTTCCGGCAAGATGCGGATGCACTTCATCAAGATTCTTCCGGGAGACCGGGTCACACTGGAGTTGTCTCCCTACGACCTGCATCGCGGGCGCATCACGTATCGCTATAAGTAG
- the rpsD gene encoding 30S ribosomal protein S4 — translation MAVNHDPVCRICRREGKKLFLKGDRCLGVKCSFEKRGYGPGVHGRSRRGKISQYGIQLREKQKIRESYGLLERQFHRFFTEAQRQKGVTGENLLAMLESRMDSVVYRIGFASSRRQARQLVRHRHFLVNDRVVDIPSFLLRPNDRIRVRERSKKLAVIHEAMQKARDAKMMPNLQLDKARMEGMYLTVPNRAEIPLEANEQLVVELYSR, via the coding sequence ATGGCTGTTAATCACGATCCCGTCTGTCGAATCTGCCGCCGCGAGGGAAAGAAGCTCTTCCTGAAGGGGGACCGTTGCCTCGGCGTCAAGTGCTCTTTCGAGAAGCGCGGCTATGGACCCGGAGTCCACGGTCGCAGCCGCCGCGGCAAGATTTCCCAGTATGGAATTCAGCTTCGCGAGAAGCAGAAGATACGCGAATCGTACGGTCTCCTCGAACGCCAGTTCCACCGTTTCTTCACCGAAGCGCAGCGCCAGAAAGGCGTAACCGGTGAAAATCTGCTGGCCATGCTCGAGAGCCGCATGGATAGCGTGGTCTATCGCATCGGATTTGCCAGTTCGCGCCGGCAAGCGCGACAACTTGTGCGTCACCGTCATTTCCTCGTGAACGATCGCGTCGTGGACATTCCGTCCTTTCTTCTCCGCCCCAACGATCGCATCCGCGTTCGAGAGCGGTCGAAAAAGCTGGCGGTGATCCACGAGGCGATGCAAAAAGCTCGCGACGCGAAGATGATGCCCAATCTTCAGCTCGACAAGGCGCGGATGGAAGGTATGTACCTCACCGTACCCAATCGCGCGGAAATTCCGCTGGAAGCGAACGAGCAATTGGTCGTGGAGCTCTACTCTCGGTAA
- a CDS encoding DNA-directed RNA polymerase subunit alpha: MNGLNFQMPEAVEIDETTHTDTYGKFIIQPLERGYGVTIGNSLRRVLLSSLQGAAIVSIRIDGVLHEFSTIPGVTEDVTEIVLNLKQVRFKLLNKKPDKVVLHLRGPKEFTARDIQIGNNDFEVLNPDHRIATLNRDAEIKLELQIRKGRGYIPAEENRPSDAPIGMIPLDSVFSPIRNVTYTIENTRVGQRIDYEKLTLEIWTDGSITPDDALTYAARILRDHIQLFINFDIRPEKEEEEDIDEETLHIRKLLRKPVEELELSVRSANCLKEARIRTIADLVRREEPEMLKFKNFGRKSLVELTEILKAKGLFFGMDVEKYLNPEYEKK, translated from the coding sequence ATGAACGGTTTGAACTTCCAGATGCCCGAGGCGGTTGAGATTGACGAGACCACCCATACCGATACGTATGGGAAGTTTATCATTCAACCCCTGGAACGCGGCTATGGTGTTACCATCGGCAACAGCCTGCGTCGTGTACTCCTGTCGTCCCTGCAAGGGGCCGCCATCGTTTCGATCCGGATTGACGGCGTGCTCCACGAGTTCTCGACGATTCCCGGCGTGACCGAAGACGTAACTGAAATCGTCCTGAATCTCAAGCAGGTTCGTTTTAAACTGCTCAACAAGAAGCCGGATAAGGTCGTACTCCATCTTCGCGGACCCAAGGAGTTCACGGCCCGCGATATTCAGATCGGGAACAACGACTTTGAAGTTCTGAATCCCGACCACCGCATTGCGACGTTGAACCGCGACGCCGAGATCAAGTTGGAGTTGCAGATTCGCAAGGGTCGAGGGTATATTCCGGCGGAAGAAAACCGTCCGTCCGATGCGCCCATCGGCATGATCCCTCTCGACTCGGTATTCTCGCCGATCCGCAACGTTACCTATACGATCGAGAACACGCGCGTCGGTCAGCGCATTGACTACGAGAAACTCACGCTCGAGATCTGGACCGACGGTTCCATCACTCCCGACGACGCACTGACGTACGCCGCGCGGATTCTCCGGGATCACATTCAACTCTTCATCAACTTCGACATCCGGCCCGAGAAGGAGGAGGAAGAAGACATTGATGAGGAGACCTTGCACATCCGCAAGCTGTTGCGCAAGCCGGTCGAAGAACTCGAATTGTCGGTGCGCAGCGCCAATTGTCTGAAGGAAGCCCGCATTCGCACCATCGCCGATCTGGTGCGTCGCGAAGAGCCGGAAATGCTCAAATTCAAAAACTTCGGCCGCAAGTCGCTGGTGGAGCTGACGGAGATTCTCAAGGCCAAAGGATTGTTTTTCGGCATGGACGTGGAAAAGTATCTCAACCCCGAGTACGAAAAGAAATGA
- the secY gene encoding preprotein translocase subunit SecY translates to MLERFTNVFKIPELRDRILFTLLIFLVYRVGGHVPVAGIDAGALGEFFQQNQNTLFGLWDMFVGGAFQRATIFALGIMPYISASIIFQLMGTVVPYFQKLQKEGEEGRKKITQLTRYGTVVISAMQAGGVAIFLERLIATSGAPVVPNPGFGFRLLLMLTLAAGTTLIMWLGEQITERGIGNGISLLIFIGIIDRLPYAVFEEVQMIQAGNRHIMVDVLFLGMLFLITMAVVALTQGTRKIPVQYAKRVVGRKTYGGQSTHIPLRVNSAGVMPIIFAQSIMFVPSSVATFLPEGGLHDALVNMFAMQSAAYLIMEFILIVFFTYFYTAIVLNPVDLADNMKKNGGFIPGIRPGKQTSDFIDSILSRVTLPGAIALALVAVLPTIIVAQFNVSWNVANFFGGTTILIVVGVILDTLQQVESHLVMRHYEGLMKTGRIRGRRRM, encoded by the coding sequence ATGCTTGAGCGGTTTACCAACGTTTTCAAGATTCCCGAACTTCGGGACCGCATTCTCTTCACGCTCCTCATCTTCCTCGTCTACCGCGTGGGCGGGCACGTGCCGGTGGCGGGAATTGACGCCGGAGCTCTGGGCGAGTTTTTCCAGCAGAATCAGAATACCCTCTTCGGATTGTGGGACATGTTCGTGGGGGGAGCGTTTCAGCGCGCCACCATCTTTGCGCTGGGAATCATGCCCTACATCTCGGCCTCGATCATCTTCCAGCTCATGGGCACGGTGGTTCCGTATTTCCAGAAGCTGCAGAAGGAGGGGGAAGAAGGCCGTAAGAAAATCACGCAGCTCACCCGCTATGGAACCGTTGTCATCTCGGCCATGCAAGCGGGCGGCGTGGCGATTTTCCTGGAGCGGCTGATCGCGACGTCCGGAGCGCCGGTCGTTCCCAATCCCGGTTTCGGATTCCGGCTGCTGCTGATGCTGACTCTCGCGGCCGGAACGACGCTCATCATGTGGCTGGGTGAGCAGATCACCGAGCGCGGAATCGGCAACGGCATCTCGCTGCTGATCTTCATCGGCATCATTGATCGTCTGCCCTATGCCGTTTTCGAGGAAGTGCAGATGATTCAGGCCGGCAACCGCCATATCATGGTGGACGTGCTGTTCCTGGGGATGCTGTTCCTGATTACGATGGCGGTGGTGGCCCTCACCCAGGGGACGCGCAAGATTCCGGTGCAGTATGCCAAGCGAGTGGTTGGGCGAAAAACCTATGGTGGACAGAGTACGCACATCCCGCTCCGGGTGAATTCGGCGGGGGTGATGCCGATCATCTTCGCTCAGTCCATCATGTTTGTTCCGTCTTCAGTCGCGACCTTCCTGCCCGAGGGGGGACTGCACGATGCTCTGGTGAACATGTTCGCCATGCAGAGCGCGGCCTATCTGATCATGGAGTTCATACTCATCGTCTTCTTCACCTATTTCTACACCGCCATCGTTCTAAATCCGGTGGACCTGGCGGACAACATGAAGAAGAACGGCGGGTTTATTCCGGGCATCCGTCCGGGCAAACAGACGTCCGATTTCATTGACTCGATTCTCTCTCGGGTAACTCTCCCGGGAGCCATTGCCTTAGCCCTCGTTGCCGTTCTGCCAACGATCATCGTCGCGCAGTTCAACGTTTCTTGGAACGTGGCGAACTTTTTCGGCGGGACGACCATTCTCATTGTCGTGGGAGTGATTCTGGACACGTTGCAGCAGGTGGAATCCCATCTGGTCATGCGGCACTACGAGGGACTGATGAAAACCGGGCGCATCCGCGGCCGCCGCCGCATGTAG